In the genome of Tropicibacter oceani, one region contains:
- a CDS encoding TIGR04283 family arsenosugar biosynthesis glycosyltransferase translates to MRAPISVIIPTLDAEAGLPACLAALGEGLGAGLIRELIFTDGGSRDATLRIAEAAGAEVVSGPPSRGGQMRRGGTAAAGDWLLFLHADTVLDEGWTQAVAAALSRPGAYHFRLRFDAPGAAPRLVAGWANLRSRLFGLPYGDQGLLIDRATYDTAGGFPDIPLMEDVALARALRGHLTEVPVFAITSADRYRRQGWLRRGARNLGTLLRYLAGADPRTLARDYRK, encoded by the coding sequence ATGCGCGCCCCCATCTCGGTCATCATCCCGACGCTCGACGCCGAAGCCGGATTGCCCGCCTGCCTTGCCGCCCTTGGCGAAGGCCTGGGCGCGGGCCTGATCCGCGAGCTGATCTTTACCGACGGCGGATCGCGCGACGCCACGCTGCGCATAGCCGAGGCGGCAGGCGCCGAGGTGGTCAGCGGACCGCCGTCGCGCGGCGGACAGATGCGCCGGGGGGGCACGGCGGCGGCGGGCGACTGGCTGCTGTTCCTGCATGCCGACACCGTTCTGGACGAAGGCTGGACACAGGCGGTCGCGGCCGCCCTCTCACGGCCTGGCGCCTATCATTTCCGCCTGCGCTTTGACGCACCTGGCGCTGCGCCGCGCCTTGTGGCGGGCTGGGCGAACCTGCGCTCGCGGTTGTTCGGGCTGCCCTATGGCGATCAGGGGTTGCTGATCGACCGCGCCACCTATGACACGGCGGGCGGGTTCCCCGATATTCCGCTGATGGAGGATGTGGCCCTGGCGCGTGCCCTGCGCGGCCACCTGACCGAAGTGCCGGTTTTTGCGATCACCAGTGCCGACCGCTATCGGCGGCAGGGCTGGTTGCGGCGCGGCGCGCGCAACCTGGGCACGCTGCTGCGGTACCTGGCCGGCGCGGACCCCCGGACGCTGGCCCGGGACTATCGCAAATAG
- the ygfZ gene encoding CAF17-like 4Fe-4S cluster assembly/insertion protein YgfZ, translating to MAHSDRTILRVSGPDTRHFLQGLVTNDVARLDSGLVYAALLTPQGKYLADFFLVPDGEDVLIDADADQAPALMQRLAMYKLRSKVDITQTDLAVTRGTGTPPQGAYADPRHPSLGWRGYAGQPGQDADWNALRVAACIPQSGIELTPDTFILEAGFERLNGVDFKKGCYVGQEVTARMKHKTELRKGLALVTVDGAAPLGSDITAEGKPVGTIYTQSGGRGIAYLRFDRASGPMQADGASLRLASD from the coding sequence ATGGCACACAGCGACAGGACAATCTTGCGGGTCAGCGGGCCGGACACCCGGCATTTTCTGCAAGGATTGGTGACCAACGACGTGGCGCGGCTGGACAGCGGTCTGGTCTATGCGGCGCTGCTGACGCCGCAGGGCAAGTACCTGGCCGATTTCTTCCTTGTCCCCGATGGGGAGGATGTTCTGATCGACGCCGATGCCGACCAGGCCCCGGCCCTGATGCAACGGCTGGCGATGTACAAGCTGCGATCGAAGGTCGACATCACGCAGACCGATCTGGCGGTGACACGCGGAACCGGCACGCCGCCGCAGGGCGCCTATGCCGACCCGCGCCATCCGTCGCTGGGCTGGCGCGGCTATGCCGGGCAGCCCGGGCAGGATGCCGATTGGAACGCGCTGCGCGTTGCCGCCTGCATTCCGCAAAGCGGGATCGAGCTGACCCCAGACACCTTTATCCTCGAGGCTGGGTTCGAACGCCTGAACGGGGTGGATTTCAAAAAGGGGTGCTATGTCGGCCAGGAGGTCACCGCGCGCATGAAGCACAAGACCGAGCTGCGCAAGGGCCTGGCCCTTGTCACCGTCGACGGCGCGGCGCCCCTTGGCAGCGACATCACCGCCGAGGGAAAGCCGGTCGGTACGATCTACACCCAGTCCGGCGGGCGCGGCATTGCCTATCTGCGGTTCGACCGGGCCAGCGGCCCGATGCAAGCCGATGGCGCCAGCCTGCGCCTGGCGTCGGACTGA
- a CDS encoding GNAT family N-acetyltransferase, with amino-acid sequence MSRLDRQDLPQVVPLLRALHAHHVAHLPDVFHDQASSGALLAFLETQAKAGAWFFGHRDNGVLSAYLMAVPERRPRDSFRQAQSRILLDHLYVAPSLRGRGIAQALVHEMEERMREGAITCWDVTHHAFNTQAQRFFARQGAMPQVHKLGKSLKE; translated from the coding sequence ATGTCACGTCTCGACCGGCAGGATCTGCCGCAGGTGGTGCCGCTGCTGCGCGCCCTGCATGCCCATCACGTGGCGCATCTGCCCGATGTCTTTCACGATCAGGCGTCCAGCGGCGCCTTGCTGGCCTTTCTGGAAACCCAGGCCAAGGCCGGGGCTTGGTTCTTTGGCCACCGCGACAACGGCGTTTTGTCCGCCTACCTGATGGCCGTGCCGGAACGGCGCCCGCGTGACAGTTTCCGCCAGGCCCAAAGCCGCATCCTGCTGGATCATCTCTATGTTGCCCCGTCGTTGCGCGGCCGGGGCATCGCGCAGGCGCTGGTCCACGAGATGGAAGAGCGGATGCGCGAAGGCGCGATCACCTGCTGGGACGTTACCCACCACGCCTTCAACACGCAGGCGCAGCGGTTCTTTGCCCGGCAGGGTGCCATGCCCCAGGTGCACAAACTGGGAAAATCCCTGAAAGAATAG
- the efp gene encoding elongation factor P produces MPKINGNEIRPGNVLEHNGGLWAAVKVDHVKPGKGGAFAQVELKNLRNGSKLNERFRSADKVERVRLEQKDMQFLYEDSGQLIFMDTETYEQVQLDADLLGDRRPFLQDGMTIVVEFHDSEALNATVPQKVICKIVETEPVVKGQTAANSFKPAVLDNGVRILVPPFVGQDEDIVVNTEAMEYSERA; encoded by the coding sequence ATGCCTAAGATCAACGGAAACGAGATCCGCCCCGGGAACGTTCTGGAGCACAATGGTGGCCTTTGGGCCGCTGTCAAAGTCGACCACGTCAAGCCCGGCAAGGGCGGCGCCTTTGCCCAGGTCGAGCTGAAAAACCTGCGCAACGGGTCCAAGCTGAACGAACGGTTCCGCAGCGCCGACAAGGTCGAGCGCGTGCGCCTGGAACAGAAGGACATGCAGTTCCTGTACGAAGACAGCGGCCAGCTGATCTTCATGGACACCGAGACCTATGAGCAGGTCCAGCTGGACGCAGACCTGCTGGGCGATCGCCGTCCGTTCCTGCAGGACGGCATGACCATCGTCGTCGAATTCCACGACTCCGAGGCGCTGAACGCCACCGTGCCGCAAAAGGTGATCTGCAAGATCGTCGAGACCGAGCCGGTCGTCAAAGGCCAGACCGCAGCCAATAGCTTCAAGCCGGCGGTTTTGGACAACGGCGTGCGCATCCTGGTGCCGCCCTTTGTCGGGCAGGACGAGGATATCGTCGTGAACACCGAAGCCATGGAATATTCCGAACGCGCCTGA
- a CDS encoding DUF6280 family protein yields the protein MKDFVDGTAFNAEQGNRARKLFAAVVLAALDDAIADDKKYGNGPEQIARWARSRDGREVLSCAGIDPNERVVSGLMDFVSKGVRTSVALSREESERRNAAAQQAEAA from the coding sequence ATGAAAGATTTCGTTGACGGCACCGCCTTCAATGCCGAACAAGGCAACCGCGCACGCAAGCTGTTCGCGGCGGTGGTACTGGCTGCTCTGGATGACGCCATTGCGGATGACAAGAAGTATGGCAATGGCCCCGAACAGATCGCACGCTGGGCACGGTCCCGCGACGGTCGCGAGGTTCTGTCCTGCGCCGGGATCGACCCGAACGAACGTGTCGTGTCCGGTCTGATGGATTTCGTCTCCAAAGGTGTGCGCACCTCGGTGGCGCTGTCCCGCGAAGAAAGCGAGCGTCGCAATGCCGCCGCTCAGCAGGCCGAAGCGGCCTGA
- a CDS encoding protein-L-isoaspartate O-methyltransferase family protein translates to MTDFATRRRMMVDTQVRPSDVTEFPIIDAMLNVPREVFVPRDRIEAAYADTDVELGAGRVLLEPRLFAKMLDALNLTNSDFVLDVGAGLGYSSAVIARIAEAVVALEDDEERAGEAQALLTEHQADNVILQTGPLGQGAAEHGPYDVIIVEGGVEDLPQALCDQLKDGGRIAVIFMEKALGTVRVGHKIDGVINWRFAFNGTAPVLPGFEKQAAFAL, encoded by the coding sequence ATGACTGACTTCGCCACCCGCCGCCGCATGATGGTCGACACTCAGGTGCGCCCGTCCGATGTGACCGAGTTCCCGATCATCGACGCCATGCTGAACGTCCCGCGCGAGGTTTTCGTGCCGCGTGACCGGATCGAGGCCGCCTATGCCGACACCGATGTCGAACTGGGCGCAGGCCGTGTTCTGCTGGAACCGCGGCTTTTCGCCAAGATGCTGGATGCCCTGAACCTGACCAATTCGGACTTTGTCCTGGATGTGGGCGCAGGGCTTGGCTACTCGTCCGCCGTGATCGCCCGCATCGCCGAGGCAGTCGTCGCCCTTGAGGACGACGAAGAACGCGCCGGCGAAGCCCAGGCGCTTTTGACTGAACATCAGGCCGACAACGTGATTCTGCAGACCGGCCCGCTGGGGCAGGGCGCTGCGGAACATGGCCCCTATGACGTGATCATCGTCGAGGGCGGGGTCGAAGACTTGCCGCAGGCGCTGTGCGATCAATTGAAGGACGGCGGACGAATTGCCGTCATCTTTATGGAAAAAGCGCTGGGAACGGTGCGGGTTGGCCACAAGATCGACGGCGTGATCAACTGGCGCTTTGCGTTCAACGGCACGGCGCCGGTGCTGCCGGGCTTTGAAAAACAGGCGGCTTTCGCCCTGTAA
- a CDS encoding C45 family autoproteolytic acyltransferase/hydolase translates to MNVVFRAISEDQPGPKWAGQFAEYWPSYSAWWAREGLSGRPTYAESRRAIRDYMPELLDLYDRLCALAGGGDTEARFLSFYCPPRYLAGCSQAIWPGNEPLLVRNYDYDSNAFDGITLKTRWNGRGVIGTTDGLFGLVDGMNDAGLAASLTFGGRREVGTGFGVPLILRYILQTCTTAKEAGAVLKRIPCHMSYNVTVLDAQRQYLTAYLTPDRPTVLTRAAVATNHQERVEWSSHARFTATVERERFLLQRLTLHPDTQKRFVGAFLKPPLYSTAFSSGFGTLYTAAYRPRKGTLDIHWPDRTWSKGFDDFPEDAITVTFPSAERQVTY, encoded by the coding sequence ATGAACGTCGTGTTTCGCGCCATCAGTGAGGATCAGCCAGGGCCGAAATGGGCTGGCCAATTCGCCGAATACTGGCCGTCCTACTCGGCCTGGTGGGCCCGAGAGGGGCTGTCGGGGCGCCCGACCTATGCCGAATCCCGGCGCGCCATCCGCGACTACATGCCGGAACTGCTGGACCTGTATGACAGGCTTTGCGCGCTGGCCGGCGGCGGCGATACCGAGGCGCGGTTTCTCAGCTTTTATTGCCCGCCGCGTTACCTTGCGGGATGCAGTCAGGCGATCTGGCCGGGCAACGAACCGCTTTTGGTGCGCAACTACGACTATGACAGCAACGCCTTTGACGGGATCACCCTGAAAACCCGGTGGAACGGTCGCGGTGTCATCGGCACGACGGACGGTCTGTTCGGACTGGTCGACGGGATGAACGATGCCGGACTGGCCGCTTCGCTGACCTTTGGCGGGCGGCGCGAGGTCGGCACAGGCTTTGGCGTGCCGCTGATCCTTCGCTATATCCTGCAAACCTGCACCACCGCCAAAGAGGCGGGCGCGGTGCTCAAACGCATCCCCTGCCACATGAGCTATAACGTCACCGTTCTGGATGCCCAGCGGCAGTACCTGACCGCCTATCTGACACCGGACCGGCCCACGGTGCTGACACGGGCGGCGGTGGCCACCAACCACCAGGAACGTGTCGAATGGTCCAGCCACGCAAGGTTCACCGCCACGGTCGAGCGCGAGCGGTTCCTGCTGCAACGGCTGACCCTGCACCCGGACACGCAGAAACGCTTTGTCGGGGCCTTTTTGAAACCGCCGCTGTATTCCACGGCCTTTTCGTCGGGCTTTGGCACGCTGTATACCGCCGCCTATCGGCCCAGAAAGGGAACGCTGGACATTCACTGGCCGGATCGGACCTGGTCCAAGGGTTTTGATGACTTCCCCGAGGATGCGATTACCGTGACTTTCCCTTCGGCCGAACGGCAGGTCACCTACTAG
- a CDS encoding biotin carboxylase, protein MPKKTLNNISEIRRFFHTNTDPVYFVSATNFNLLGLDEWVKNFKYICYMDCFDGRHPNVLVPSELPHDEFQSIEDINNYLLQHKEVVDYVKERGGKPKFVFLMFDEKTEALAKELGGEVWFPKAKLRTSMDNKIETVRIGNKAGVPSVPNVLSEVTSYKQLREVCEKAGIGHDLVLQSAFGDSGHTTFFIKSEADFRKHEHEIVGEGEIKIMKRIDCRGSAIEACATSEGTIVGPLMTELVGFKELTPYRGGWCGNEIFSTAFPPKTREKARELTFKFGEQLRKEGYRGYFELDFLIDKKTGDIWLGELNPRITGASSMTNHAAFAHADAPLFLFHLLEFSRKSFKLDVEELNARWADPDMIDSWSQMVIKHTDDTVDIITHAPESGIYKMLPNGQVVFDRFDYHRRAVEGEDEAFFLRISNAGDYRYEGADLGILVTRGRSMTKGFQLTDKSKKWIEGIKKAYSARPLPSAQALADPAFKIM, encoded by the coding sequence ATGCCCAAGAAGACCCTGAACAACATCTCCGAGATCCGGCGGTTCTTTCACACCAACACGGACCCGGTCTATTTCGTCTCGGCCACCAACTTCAACCTGCTGGGCCTCGACGAGTGGGTGAAGAACTTCAAGTATATCTGCTACATGGACTGTTTCGACGGCCGTCATCCCAACGTGCTGGTCCCGTCCGAGTTGCCGCATGACGAATTCCAGTCGATCGAGGACATCAACAACTATCTGCTGCAACACAAGGAAGTGGTCGACTACGTCAAGGAACGCGGCGGCAAGCCCAAGTTCGTCTTTCTGATGTTCGACGAAAAGACCGAGGCGTTGGCCAAGGAACTGGGCGGCGAGGTCTGGTTCCCCAAGGCCAAGCTGCGCACCAGCATGGACAACAAGATCGAAACCGTGCGCATCGGCAACAAGGCCGGGGTGCCGTCGGTGCCCAACGTCTTGTCCGAGGTCACCAGCTACAAGCAGCTGCGCGAGGTTTGCGAAAAGGCCGGGATCGGGCACGATCTGGTGCTGCAGTCGGCCTTTGGCGACAGTGGCCACACAACGTTCTTCATCAAGTCCGAGGCCGATTTCCGCAAGCACGAACATGAAATCGTCGGCGAGGGCGAGATCAAGATCATGAAGCGGATCGATTGCCGCGGATCGGCGATCGAGGCCTGCGCCACCTCCGAAGGCACCATCGTCGGGCCGCTGATGACCGAACTGGTGGGCTTCAAGGAACTGACCCCCTATCGCGGCGGCTGGTGCGGCAATGAAATTTTTTCCACCGCCTTCCCGCCCAAGACCCGCGAAAAGGCGCGCGAGCTGACCTTCAAATTCGGTGAACAGCTGCGCAAGGAAGGCTATCGCGGCTATTTCGAACTCGATTTCCTGATCGACAAGAAAACCGGTGACATCTGGCTGGGCGAATTGAACCCGCGCATCACCGGCGCGTCGTCGATGACCAACCATGCGGCCTTTGCCCATGCGGATGCGCCGCTGTTCCTGTTCCACCTGCTGGAATTCTCCAGGAAATCCTTCAAGCTGGATGTCGAAGAGCTGAACGCGCGCTGGGCCGACCCGGACATGATCGACTCGTGGAGCCAGATGGTGATCAAGCACACCGACGACACGGTGGACATCATCACCCATGCGCCGGAATCGGGGATCTACAAGATGCTGCCCAACGGGCAGGTGGTCTTTGACCGCTTTGACTATCACCGCCGGGCGGTCGAGGGCGAGGACGAAGCGTTCTTCTTGCGGATCTCCAACGCCGGGGATTACCGCTATGAGGGCGCAGACCTTGGCATTCTGGTGACGCGCGGGCGGTCGATGACCAAGGGCTTCCAACTGACCGACAAATCCAAAAAGTGGATCGAGGGCATCAAGAAAGCCTATTCCGCACGGCCCTTGCCTTCGGCGCAGGCGCTGGCGGACCCGGCTTTCAAGATCATGTAA
- a CDS encoding aminotransferase class I/II-fold pyridoxal phosphate-dependent enzyme: MQHDSHKLPSVSDYYSATQLRADRWSALRETAESMLVHGVEGRKGSKLLKTAETLLDALAPIELYWAFPGGQVFDHLRKLLEQRSIEDLSISVRRVARALTSGAYRRRKIPVGGEETDNEDYEDESTLAPEDRALGRPYFEVLIVDNVNEQQERFLRNNLHRVRRAEDPFIYEPVIVPSLEDALMGILFNHNVQAVIVRPGLVLKSKNVLPILQQYLNGLNREEDVDGLEPYEYGPEACRLIAKVRPELDAYLITDRSVEDIAGLDLGRCRRVFYNQEDFLELHLNILRGVNRRYKTPFFTALKEYSKQPTGVFHAMPISRGKSISRSHWIQDMGAFYGPNIFLAETSATSGGLDSLLEPRGPIKEAQDMAARAFGSKQTFFATNGTSTCNKIVVQALVRPGDIVLVDRDCHKSHHYGMVLAGANVAYMDSYPLHEYSMYGAVPIHEIKHTLLKLKAAGKLDRVRMVLLTNCTFDGLIYNVERVMEECLAIKKDLVFLWDEAWFAFARFSPTYRQRTAMSVANALRERLREDSHKAAWEAQQVALKDADEDTLMQTRLIPPPDARVRVYATQSTHKTLTSLRQGSMIHVNDMDFKGEVEQAFHEAYMTHTSTSPNYQIIASLDVGRRQVELEGFEFVQRQIESAMAIRRAVATHPLLQKYFKVLTPADMIPENYRESGISSYYDQHDGWSDKWEIWAQDEFVLDPTRVTLAVGGTGWDGDTFKTKILMDKYGIQINKTSRNSVLFMTNIGTTRSSVAYLIEVLVEVANELDDLLDDASKMERRSFEKRVSALIEHVPPLPDFSRFHDAFRSGSETPEGDIRSAFFLAYNEDNCDYFDLDDGLMARLEAGEELVSASFIIPYPPGFPILVPGQVISPEILSFMRALDVSEIHGYRHDLGLRVFTSEALTGLSKKAH; this comes from the coding sequence GTGCAGCACGATAGTCATAAACTACCCTCGGTCAGCGATTATTACAGTGCCACGCAGCTGCGCGCCGACCGTTGGAGCGCGCTGCGTGAAACGGCGGAATCCATGCTGGTGCACGGCGTCGAAGGGCGCAAGGGCAGCAAGCTGTTGAAGACCGCCGAAACCCTTTTGGATGCCCTTGCCCCGATCGAGCTTTACTGGGCCTTTCCGGGCGGGCAGGTCTTTGACCACCTTCGAAAACTGCTGGAACAGCGCAGCATCGAAGATTTGTCGATCTCGGTGCGCCGGGTGGCGCGTGCCCTGACTTCGGGGGCCTATCGCCGGCGCAAGATCCCCGTGGGCGGCGAAGAGACCGACAACGAGGACTACGAAGACGAAAGCACTCTGGCCCCCGAGGACCGCGCCCTTGGTCGCCCCTATTTCGAGGTGTTGATCGTCGACAATGTCAACGAACAGCAGGAACGGTTCCTGCGCAACAACCTGCACCGGGTACGGCGCGCCGAAGATCCCTTCATCTATGAACCGGTGATCGTGCCCAGCCTCGAAGATGCGCTGATGGGCATCTTGTTCAACCACAACGTCCAGGCGGTCATCGTCCGCCCCGGGCTGGTGCTGAAATCCAAGAACGTCCTGCCGATCCTGCAGCAGTATCTGAACGGTCTGAACCGCGAAGAGGACGTCGACGGGCTGGAGCCCTATGAATACGGTCCCGAAGCCTGCCGCCTGATTGCCAAGGTGCGCCCCGAACTGGACGCCTACCTGATCACGGACCGTTCGGTCGAGGATATCGCCGGGCTGGACCTGGGCCGCTGTCGCCGGGTGTTCTATAACCAGGAGGATTTCCTGGAACTGCACCTGAACATCCTGCGCGGCGTCAACCGACGCTACAAAACGCCCTTTTTCACGGCGCTCAAAGAGTATTCGAAACAGCCCACCGGGGTGTTTCACGCCATGCCGATCAGCCGGGGCAAGTCGATCAGCCGGTCGCACTGGATCCAGGACATGGGCGCCTTTTATGGCCCCAACATCTTTCTGGCGGAAACCTCGGCCACTTCGGGCGGGCTGGACAGCCTGTTGGAGCCGCGCGGCCCGATCAAGGAAGCGCAGGACATGGCGGCGCGGGCCTTTGGGTCAAAGCAGACGTTTTTCGCGACCAACGGCACCTCGACCTGCAACAAGATCGTCGTGCAGGCGCTGGTGCGGCCGGGCGACATCGTGCTGGTCGACCGCGACTGCCACAAGTCGCACCACTACGGCATGGTGCTGGCGGGGGCCAATGTCGCCTATATGGACAGCTATCCGCTGCACGAATATTCGATGTATGGCGCGGTGCCGATCCACGAGATCAAGCATACCCTGCTCAAGCTGAAGGCAGCCGGAAAACTGGACCGGGTGCGCATGGTGCTTTTGACCAACTGCACCTTTGACGGGCTGATTTACAACGTCGAGCGCGTCATGGAGGAATGCCTGGCCATCAAGAAGGACCTTGTGTTCCTGTGGGACGAGGCCTGGTTCGCCTTTGCGCGCTTCAGCCCGACCTACCGCCAGCGCACCGCCATGTCGGTGGCCAACGCCCTGCGCGAGCGGCTGCGCGAAGACAGCCACAAGGCCGCGTGGGAGGCCCAGCAGGTCGCGTTGAAGGACGCCGACGAAGACACGCTGATGCAGACGCGGCTGATCCCGCCGCCCGATGCCCGGGTCAGGGTCTATGCCACGCAATCGACGCACAAGACGCTGACCTCGTTGCGGCAGGGGTCGATGATCCACGTCAACGACATGGATTTCAAAGGCGAAGTCGAACAGGCCTTTCACGAGGCCTACATGACCCATACCTCGACCTCGCCCAACTACCAGATCATCGCGTCGCTGGATGTGGGGCGCCGGCAGGTCGAACTGGAAGGCTTCGAATTCGTCCAGCGCCAGATCGAAAGCGCCATGGCGATCCGGCGGGCGGTCGCCACGCATCCGCTGTTGCAAAAGTATTTCAAGGTGCTGACACCGGCGGACATGATCCCTGAAAACTACCGCGAAAGCGGGATTTCATCCTATTACGACCAGCACGACGGCTGGTCCGACAAATGGGAGATCTGGGCGCAGGACGAATTCGTCCTGGATCCGACGCGCGTCACCCTGGCGGTGGGCGGCACCGGCTGGGACGGGGATACCTTCAAGACCAAGATCCTGATGGACAAATACGGCATCCAGATCAACAAGACGTCGCGCAATTCGGTCCTGTTCATGACCAACATCGGCACGACGCGGTCCTCGGTCGCCTATCTGATCGAAGTGCTGGTCGAGGTCGCCAACGAACTGGACGACTTGCTGGACGACGCATCGAAGATGGAGCGCCGGTCCTTCGAAAAACGGGTCAGCGCCCTGATCGAACATGTGCCGCCGCTGCCCGATTTCAGCCGCTTCCACGATGCCTTCCGATCCGGGTCGGAAACCCCCGAGGGCGATATCCGGTCGGCCTTTTTCCTCGCCTACAACGAGGACAATTGCGACTATTTCGATCTCGACGATGGTTTGATGGCGCGGCTCGAAGCGGGCGAAGAGCTGGTTTCAGCCTCGTTCATCATTCCCTATCCACCGGGGTTCCCGATCCTGGTGCCGGGGCAGGTGATCAGCCCTGAAATCCTGTCCTTCATGCGGGCACTCGATGTCAGCGAAATACACGGATACCGGCACGACCTTGGCCTTCGGGTCTTTACCAGCGAGGCCCTGACCGGGCTGTCAAAGAAAGCGCACTAG
- a CDS encoding carbon-nitrogen hydrolase family protein — MTPFAIAGIQMHVSALHSNVEAMRHRIEILMARFPWTQMVLFSELAPYGPLDQFAQPFPNDALAQFQEDARRFGIWLIPGSMFEKLPDGRIFNTSVVINPQGEIVAKYSKMFPFKPYEHGISSGTEFCVFDVPDVGRFGLSICYDIWFPETTRQLTSQGVEVLLHPVLTGTTDRDAEIAIARATAAQFQCYVFDVNGLAAGGVGRSLVVDPSATVLHQSAGQEDMFPIEVDLDMVRRQRETGLKGLGQVLKSFRDRAADFPVYDRTSGADAYLKTLGPLETPKQGSRAGVGARDPRSAVTDNQSNIAAHAFVPGQKGKVDPG; from the coding sequence ATGACCCCTTTCGCAATCGCCGGCATCCAGATGCACGTTTCGGCGCTGCATTCGAACGTCGAGGCGATGCGTCATCGCATCGAAATCCTTATGGCGCGTTTTCCCTGGACCCAGATGGTCCTGTTCTCGGAGCTGGCGCCCTATGGGCCGCTGGATCAATTCGCGCAGCCCTTTCCGAACGACGCGCTGGCCCAGTTCCAGGAAGACGCGCGCCGGTTCGGCATCTGGCTGATCCCGGGGTCGATGTTCGAAAAACTGCCCGATGGCCGGATCTTCAATACGTCGGTGGTGATCAACCCGCAGGGCGAAATCGTCGCCAAGTATTCCAAGATGTTCCCGTTCAAACCCTATGAACACGGCATTTCCTCGGGGACCGAGTTCTGCGTCTTTGACGTGCCGGACGTGGGACGGTTCGGGCTGTCGATCTGCTATGACATCTGGTTCCCGGAAACCACCCGCCAGTTGACCAGCCAGGGCGTCGAGGTGCTGCTGCACCCGGTTCTGACGGGCACCACCGACCGTGATGCGGAAATCGCGATCGCCCGGGCCACGGCGGCGCAGTTCCAGTGCTATGTCTTTGACGTCAACGGCCTTGCCGCAGGCGGTGTGGGCCGGTCCCTGGTGGTCGATCCGTCGGCCACGGTCCTGCACCAGTCCGCCGGACAAGAGGACATGTTCCCCATCGAGGTCGACCTGGACATGGTCCGGCGCCAGCGCGAAACCGGCCTGAAGGGTTTGGGCCAGGTGCTCAAAAGCTTTCGCGACCGCGCGGCGGATTTCCCGGTCTACGACCGCACCAGCGGGGCCGATGCCTATCTCAAGACGCTTGGCCCGCTGGAGACCCCCAAACAGGGATCGCGCGCCGGTGTCGGCGCCCGTGATCCGCGCAGCGCGGTCACGGACAATCAATCGAATATAGCCGCACATGCCTTTGTGCCGGGACAGAAAGGCAAGGTCGACCCCGGATAA
- a CDS encoding universal stress protein, with the protein MFDRILLPIDVTHPESWEKAIPAALQCAGTTGEIHLLGVVHDLGSAVVSSFLPEGFEQKAMEDLKTRLAELAQSQFPAGSNVMVHVGHGHVPETILRIAEQTNADLIVMHSQPATELQTLLVGSNANKVVRHATIPVLTIR; encoded by the coding sequence ATGTTCGACAGAATCCTGCTTCCCATCGACGTCACCCATCCCGAAAGCTGGGAAAAGGCGATCCCCGCGGCGCTTCAATGCGCCGGGACCACCGGCGAAATCCACCTGCTGGGGGTCGTTCACGACCTGGGCAGCGCCGTGGTGTCGTCCTTTCTGCCCGAAGGGTTCGAACAGAAGGCGATGGAAGACCTCAAGACCCGTCTGGCCGAGCTGGCGCAAAGCCAGTTCCCGGCCGGGTCCAATGTCATGGTCCACGTGGGCCATGGCCATGTGCCCGAAACCATCCTGCGCATCGCGGAACAGACCAATGCCGACCTGATCGTCATGCATTCCCAACCCGCGACCGAGCTGCAGACCCTGTTGGTCGGATCGAACGCCAACAAGGTCGTGCGGCACGCGACCATTCCGGTCCTGACCATCCGTTGA